Proteins from a genomic interval of Gopherus evgoodei ecotype Sinaloan lineage chromosome 7, rGopEvg1_v1.p, whole genome shotgun sequence:
- the ARL3 gene encoding LOW QUALITY PROTEIN: ADP-ribosylation factor-like protein 3 (The sequence of the model RefSeq protein was modified relative to this genomic sequence to represent the inferred CDS: deleted 1 base in 1 codon), producing MGNNISDFWLPQGLLSILRKLKSAPDQEVRILLLGLDNAGKTTLLKQLASEDISHITPTQGFNIKSVQSQGFKLNVWDIGGQRKIRPYWRNYFENTDVLIYVIDSADRKRFEETGQELAELLDEEKLSGVTVLILLTSKNLLTLPLLRRLLRGLNLHTIRDRIWQIQSCSALTGEGVQDGMNWVCKNVNAKKK from the exons ATGGGAAATAACATCTCGGATTTC TGGCTGCCGCAGGGTTTACTGTCAATTCTGCGCAAACTGAAGAGTGCACCAGACCAGGAGGTGAGAATCCTCCTCCTGGGACTAGATAATGCAGGCAAGACCACACTCCTGAAACAGCTGGCATCTGAAGACATCAGCCACATCACACCGACACAG GGCTTTAACATTAAAAGTGTACAGTCTCAAGGTTTTAAGCTGAACGTGTGGGACATTGGTGGACAGAGGAAGATCAGGCCGTACTGGAGGAACTATTTTGAAAACACTGATGTTCTT ATCTACGTCATTGACAGCGCTGATAGAAAAAGGTTTGAAGAAACAGGTCAG GAGCTGGCCGAGCTCTTGGATGAAGAAAAGCTCAGTGGAGTCACTGTACTTATATTGCTAACAAGCAAGAATTTGCTTACGCTGCCCCTGCTTCGGAGATTGCTGAGGGGACTGAATCTACACACCATCCGTGACAGAATCTGGCAGATCCAGTCTTGTTCAGCCCTCACAGGAGAAGGCGTGCAG GACGGCATGAACTGGGTCTGCAAAAATGTCAATGCAAAGAAGAAATAA